A genome region from Fodinibius salicampi includes the following:
- a CDS encoding sulfatase-like hydrolase/transferase, with protein MDWTEKGIWGCVTKSGLIMLLVATLCGCAETSEDPPLPNILWITSEDNSPFIGAYGDDYADTPNIDQLADQGTIYENAYATTPVCAPSRFTLITGTYANRMGTENMRSIYPIPEETQFFPKYLQEAGYYTTNNRKKDYNTVDQPEVWDESSGEAHYRDREEGQPFFHVRNITISHESSLHDPIDTLIHDPEEAPVPPYHPQTETIKRDWAHYYDEVSRMDEQVGEILRDLEESGEAENTIIFYYGDHGGALPGSKRFMNQRGLQIPLIVYVPPKYEHLAPDKERTDRLVSFVDFSATVLSLAGIEPPEFMDGKPFLGKYEAEAREYVHTYRGRMDERYDLVRAVHDKEWLYVRNYMPQRIYGQYLWYLWMAPTMQSWEEEYQEGNLNETQRVFFESKPAEELYNLADDPHTVHNLADEPEYQDELKRLRHVNKRWIRDQRDLGFIPEGIIDSLRGEGTLYEAVREDNVPLEEIIETAEMASLNERENVEVLAERLDHDDPSIRFWAAMGLAISNAHASGYVDQLLQRTDDPSGVVRVAVAEALNSLDQQPEAFKIIEESLRDPDEHVKLRALNLLEAIELDSMPAKLSSRVRSLFDEYEGTQGTGNYIFRASEKLLEN; from the coding sequence ATGGATTGGACTGAAAAGGGGATTTGGGGGTGTGTTACTAAATCAGGATTAATTATGCTGCTGGTTGCTACACTTTGTGGCTGTGCAGAAACATCTGAAGATCCTCCTCTGCCCAATATTCTGTGGATAACCAGCGAGGACAATAGCCCTTTTATTGGGGCTTATGGGGATGATTATGCGGATACACCCAATATTGATCAATTAGCAGATCAGGGAACCATCTATGAGAATGCATACGCCACCACGCCTGTGTGTGCGCCTTCCCGGTTTACATTGATTACCGGTACCTATGCGAACCGGATGGGTACTGAAAATATGCGGAGTATCTATCCAATACCGGAAGAAACTCAATTTTTCCCAAAGTACCTGCAGGAGGCTGGTTACTATACCACTAACAATCGAAAGAAAGATTATAATACAGTTGATCAGCCGGAAGTTTGGGATGAATCCAGTGGTGAGGCTCATTATCGTGACCGAGAAGAGGGACAACCCTTTTTCCACGTTCGAAATATAACCATTAGCCACGAGAGTAGCCTGCACGATCCGATTGATACGCTAATCCATGATCCCGAAGAGGCACCGGTTCCGCCCTATCATCCGCAAACAGAAACGATTAAAAGGGACTGGGCTCATTATTATGATGAAGTTAGCCGGATGGATGAGCAGGTTGGAGAAATACTTAGAGATCTGGAAGAATCGGGTGAGGCCGAAAATACCATCATATTCTACTATGGCGATCATGGGGGAGCTTTGCCCGGTTCTAAACGGTTTATGAATCAGCGGGGACTACAGATTCCACTGATTGTTTATGTACCTCCTAAATACGAACATTTGGCACCTGACAAGGAACGTACCGACCGACTGGTTTCCTTTGTAGACTTTTCCGCCACAGTTTTGAGTCTGGCAGGTATTGAGCCGCCGGAATTTATGGACGGCAAACCGTTTTTGGGAAAGTATGAAGCTGAGGCTCGGGAATATGTGCATACATACCGGGGACGCATGGACGAGCGGTACGACCTGGTACGGGCTGTTCATGACAAAGAATGGTTGTATGTCCGCAATTACATGCCTCAGCGTATTTATGGTCAATATCTGTGGTATTTATGGATGGCTCCTACCATGCAGAGCTGGGAAGAGGAATATCAAGAGGGCAATCTTAATGAAACTCAGCGGGTTTTTTTTGAATCTAAACCGGCCGAAGAACTCTACAATTTAGCAGATGATCCTCATACAGTCCATAACCTGGCGGATGAACCAGAGTATCAGGATGAATTGAAACGCTTGCGGCATGTTAATAAAAGATGGATTCGAGATCAAAGAGATTTGGGCTTTATACCGGAGGGAATTATTGACAGTCTTCGTGGAGAAGGTACCTTATATGAAGCAGTCCGTGAGGATAACGTCCCTCTTGAAGAAATTATAGAAACCGCCGAAATGGCTTCTCTGAATGAGCGGGAGAATGTAGAAGTATTGGCGGAACGGCTGGATCACGACGACCCCTCGATAAGATTCTGGGCGGCCATGGGACTGGCTATTAGCAATGCTCATGCTTCAGGTTATGTGGATCAATTATTGCAACGGACCGACGATCCTTCTGGTGTCGTTCGTGTAGCTGTTGCCGAAGCGCTGAATTCACTTGATCAGCAACCCGAAGCATTTAAAATTATTGAAGAATCTTTGCGGGATCCTGATGAGCACGTAAAGCTGCGAGCATTGAACTTGTT
- a CDS encoding arylsulfatase — MFILADDLGYSDIGAYGSEIETPNLDRLAGNGIRFTQMHNTSKCFPSRAVLLTGQYAQQVGMGESPGGFEQAVMFGEVLSRSEYTTIFVGKHHSTDNPYEWGFDHYWGLRDGAANYFNPGEQRSGDPGAPAQKEWAYPRKFMFDDSLAAPYTPLENYYGTDSWTDWALELLGRYEDEQNPFLLYLSYQAPHDPLQAPEEVIEKYDGVYEVGYEAIAEGRYERQRQMGLLDERYPRSEPTYRSWPDLDDSTKVDQARRMQVYAAMVDRMDQNIGRLIDYLEERDELNNTLIMFASDNGASAEVVQIGEGPIGSITRWASLKEDWANVANTPFRFYKNYSHEGGTATPFIVHWPEVIPEGGRVDHSLLHFIDIMPTLVEVSGADYPKEYRGESIHPMEGVSLLPLFKGDSIEREHPLFYEWNSGRAIQTEKWKMVSWEDEWELYDRHTDRTETKNLARQYPNVVDQLESQWQEWAKAMEAED, encoded by the coding sequence GTGTTTATCTTGGCCGATGACCTGGGCTATTCGGATATTGGGGCGTATGGATCTGAGATAGAAACGCCGAACCTGGACCGACTGGCGGGAAACGGTATACGGTTTACCCAGATGCACAATACCAGTAAATGTTTTCCTTCAAGAGCCGTGCTGTTAACCGGACAGTATGCCCAGCAAGTGGGAATGGGAGAATCGCCAGGGGGCTTCGAGCAGGCAGTAATGTTCGGGGAAGTGCTAAGCAGGTCGGAATATACTACGATTTTTGTAGGAAAGCACCACAGTACGGACAATCCTTATGAATGGGGTTTTGATCATTATTGGGGACTGCGCGACGGGGCGGCCAACTACTTCAACCCCGGCGAGCAGCGTTCCGGCGATCCGGGTGCACCAGCTCAGAAAGAGTGGGCATATCCACGGAAATTTATGTTTGATGACTCATTGGCTGCTCCCTATACGCCCCTGGAGAATTACTATGGCACCGACAGCTGGACCGATTGGGCGCTGGAGTTGCTGGGGCGTTATGAGGATGAACAGAATCCGTTTCTGTTATATCTTTCCTATCAGGCTCCTCACGATCCTCTGCAAGCTCCTGAAGAGGTTATCGAAAAGTATGATGGAGTCTATGAGGTTGGTTATGAGGCAATAGCCGAAGGCCGCTACGAGCGTCAGCGTCAAATGGGACTGCTGGATGAGCGCTATCCGCGATCGGAGCCGACTTATCGCAGCTGGCCCGATCTTGACGACTCGACGAAGGTCGACCAAGCAAGGCGGATGCAGGTCTATGCCGCCATGGTAGACCGGATGGATCAGAATATCGGGCGGCTGATTGATTACCTCGAGGAAAGAGATGAGCTGAACAACACGCTTATAATGTTTGCCTCAGATAACGGCGCCTCAGCTGAAGTTGTGCAAATCGGGGAGGGACCCATAGGCTCCATAACCCGTTGGGCATCGCTGAAAGAAGACTGGGCCAATGTAGCAAATACTCCATTTCGTTTCTATAAGAACTATTCCCATGAAGGTGGAACGGCTACGCCCTTTATTGTTCACTGGCCGGAAGTCATTCCAGAAGGGGGACGGGTAGACCATAGCCTACTTCATTTTATAGACATCATGCCCACGCTGGTTGAGGTAAGCGGAGCGGACTATCCCAAGGAGTACCGAGGCGAGTCTATACATCCAATGGAAGGAGTCAGCCTGCTTCCACTGTTTAAAGGAGATTCTATCGAGCGAGAACACCCATTGTTTTATGAGTGGAACAGCGGACGTGCTATTCAAACTGAAAAGTGGAAGATGGTAAGTTGGGAAGATGAGTGGGAATTGTATGACCGGCATACCGACCGTACAGAAACAAAGAACTTAGCCAGACAATACCCGAATGTAGTTGATCAGTTGGAGTCACAGTGGCAGGAGTGGGCTAAGGCGATGGAGGCAGAAGATTAA
- a CDS encoding alkaline phosphatase D family protein, whose translation MDRKESIKTLLLGTASWTFLKPGKSGAKENPNTLKEASTPMRSRWTEWPDMRWVGPEFWGNRLQDWCIADGQVECLISASNRTLHCLTHQLGEGAGDFRIAVELELLNNTGSGQDRVGFRIGARAGDQPVRVQFEDYRRNAIYGEGLQIGMDANGRLFIGGERGDESISLQGPVRLELDATEAGGPYTLSLKAIDVSSGKLLGSLTAEGIEAGQLKGNVALLSHLSSQEKEPMAPSVRFSDWRISGSKVRSNPGQTFGPICFAQYTLDRGVLKITAQLAPVEMINGHKVELQLRSGGQWETVEDTNIHQLARTAHFRIEDWQHDEDIPFRIRLELPLKSGDKEYFYEGTITGEPVSADRVKMAVFSCNSHHGFPNAEVVENVKKHHPDIAMFLGDQIYESHGGFGAERTDDVERATLDYLRKWYMFGWSYRDIFRHIPGGFIPDDHDVFHGNIWGEGGKEAPTDKGWGYEAQDKGGYKYPPEWVRMVERTLTSHLPDPWDPTPIKQDIGVYYTDWTYGGVSLAILEDRKFKSAPGNVLPFEVVNGFPQDPDIDLSQYYDIDADLLGGRQQAFLEQWVADWSHGAKMKAVLSQSPFSGAHTMSKGATHDRNVPQQPIPPRGEYPSGDYPARDMDTNGWPQKGRDEALDLIRRGFALHIAGDQHLGSVIQYGVDEYRDAGFVFTGPALNNIWPRRWWPTVEEDHQPLVGRPKYTGNFKDAFGNQMTVLAVANPVQTNRDPGLIYDRVTGYGIVTFDKTDRSMRIECWPRYVDPLANPEGQYDGWPIVVSQQANYGRKAVGYLPEVRVQGLQNPVLQLYQEESDQLEYALRLQGDRFTPKVFDLHSTYTIRVGEPDQDRWQEVEGVTPGEDSEPIVYKFE comes from the coding sequence ATGGATCGCAAGGAAAGTATCAAAACCCTTTTGTTAGGTACGGCTTCGTGGACGTTTCTCAAACCGGGCAAAAGCGGGGCAAAAGAAAATCCGAATACACTAAAAGAAGCATCCACCCCGATGCGCAGCCGGTGGACGGAATGGCCGGATATGCGCTGGGTCGGTCCTGAATTCTGGGGCAACCGGCTGCAGGACTGGTGTATAGCAGACGGACAGGTTGAATGCTTGATCAGCGCTTCCAACCGAACCCTGCATTGCCTGACTCACCAGCTGGGAGAGGGCGCCGGTGATTTTAGAATAGCAGTTGAACTGGAACTGCTCAATAACACCGGTTCCGGGCAGGATCGGGTTGGATTTCGCATCGGTGCCCGGGCAGGGGATCAGCCCGTCCGTGTTCAATTTGAAGACTACCGGCGTAACGCGATATACGGGGAGGGACTGCAAATCGGTATGGATGCAAACGGTCGGTTGTTTATCGGTGGGGAGCGCGGGGATGAATCGATTTCCCTGCAGGGGCCAGTTCGTCTGGAGTTGGATGCGACCGAAGCCGGCGGTCCGTACACCTTGAGTTTAAAGGCAATTGACGTTTCAAGCGGAAAACTGCTGGGGAGCCTAACGGCAGAAGGAATAGAGGCCGGGCAATTAAAGGGAAATGTAGCATTGTTGTCCCATTTATCCTCACAAGAAAAAGAGCCCATGGCTCCCTCGGTACGGTTTTCCGACTGGCGAATATCTGGCAGCAAAGTGCGTTCTAATCCGGGTCAGACTTTTGGGCCTATTTGTTTTGCCCAATATACCCTGGATCGGGGAGTGCTCAAGATAACCGCCCAGCTTGCGCCGGTGGAAATGATAAATGGTCACAAAGTAGAGCTGCAGCTTCGGTCAGGCGGCCAGTGGGAAACCGTGGAGGATACCAATATCCATCAGCTCGCGCGTACCGCCCATTTCCGTATCGAAGATTGGCAGCACGATGAGGATATTCCCTTCCGGATTCGTCTGGAATTGCCGTTGAAGTCGGGCGACAAAGAATATTTTTATGAAGGGACCATTACCGGGGAGCCGGTGTCGGCTGACCGGGTGAAGATGGCGGTATTCAGCTGTAACAGTCATCACGGCTTTCCGAACGCAGAAGTGGTTGAGAATGTGAAAAAGCACCACCCCGATATAGCCATGTTTCTGGGCGATCAAATATATGAGTCGCACGGTGGCTTTGGCGCGGAGCGAACCGACGATGTGGAACGAGCTACGCTGGACTACCTACGAAAGTGGTACATGTTCGGATGGTCCTATCGGGATATTTTCCGGCACATACCGGGTGGATTCATCCCCGACGACCACGACGTATTTCACGGCAATATTTGGGGGGAGGGAGGAAAGGAAGCTCCCACCGATAAGGGGTGGGGGTATGAGGCTCAGGACAAAGGTGGGTATAAATATCCCCCTGAATGGGTGCGAATGGTGGAGCGGACGCTCACCAGCCACCTGCCGGACCCATGGGATCCCACACCGATAAAACAGGATATTGGTGTCTATTATACCGACTGGACCTACGGGGGTGTGAGTCTTGCGATCCTTGAGGACCGTAAGTTCAAGTCCGCCCCGGGTAACGTGCTCCCGTTTGAGGTGGTCAACGGTTTCCCGCAGGATCCGGATATCGATTTGAGCCAATACTATGATATTGATGCTGATCTTTTGGGAGGCCGCCAACAGGCCTTTTTGGAGCAGTGGGTCGCCGACTGGAGTCATGGAGCAAAGATGAAAGCAGTGCTTTCCCAATCTCCGTTTTCTGGGGCACATACCATGTCAAAAGGAGCGACACATGACCGGAATGTACCACAACAACCGATTCCGCCCCGGGGAGAATACCCATCAGGGGATTATCCTGCACGGGATATGGATACTAACGGATGGCCACAAAAAGGGCGCGACGAGGCACTGGATCTTATCCGTCGGGGTTTTGCTTTACATATTGCCGGCGATCAACATCTGGGGAGTGTCATCCAATACGGGGTGGATGAATACCGTGATGCAGGTTTTGTATTTACCGGTCCGGCTCTGAATAATATCTGGCCCCGCCGGTGGTGGCCAACCGTGGAAGAGGATCATCAGCCGCTGGTTGGTCGCCCGAAATATACAGGCAATTTTAAGGATGCTTTTGGTAACCAAATGACGGTCCTGGCGGTAGCCAACCCGGTCCAGACCAACCGGGATCCGGGCCTGATCTACGACCGGGTGACCGGCTATGGAATAGTCACCTTCGATAAAACGGACCGCAGCATGCGGATCGAATGCTGGCCCCGATACGTGGACCCACTCGCTAATCCCGAGGGGCAGTACGATGGCTGGCCGATTGTCGTGAGCCAGCAAGCCAATTATGGTCGCAAGGCCGTAGGGTACCTGCCAGAAGTTAGGGTCCAAGGGCTGCAAAATCCTGTCCTGCAGCTCTATCAAGAAGAGAGCGATCAGCTGGAATATGCTTTGCGTTTACAGGGAGATCGATTCACACCCAAGGTCTTTGATCTCCATTCCACATATACCATTAGAGTAGGAGAACCTGATCAGGATCGATGGCAGGAAGTTGAAGGGGTAACCCCGGGGGAAGATTCGGAGCCTATTGTTTATAAATTTGAATAA
- a CDS encoding sulfatase family protein: MDTFHLFSSVAKKILFLGLIVAWGVSGYAQDQRPNILFVISDDQSFPHASAYGSDFVETPVFDRVAEEGILFMNGFVASPGCSPSRATILTGRYPWQNEAAGTHASSFSEKYTVLPNLLEEAGYEVGYTGKGWGPGDWEVGGRDRNPAGPAFQDEVLDPPHDYIRDIDYAGNFRAFLEQRPVESPFYFWLGTSEPHRPYEKGIGRAAGKNIEDVEVPDYLPDTPEVRSDLLDYAIEIEWFDRHLGNAVTLLKERGELENTLIIVTSDNGMPFPRAKANLYEDGIHVPLAVRWGERVEGGRVVDDLVSLIDFMPTILEAAGVEHRGEYSMTGHSLMDILTSSEEGIVDPTRDAVYSGRERHSSSRWNNLGYPQRSLRTHQYLYIRNFAPHRWPAGSPRRIEGGKLTSMHSGYHDIDSAPTLQVMTEQADDPYFNRYLHLAVGRRPSEELYNIKKDPGCINNLALDPDYEKLTRSFRKQLTGVLRDTEDPRVVGDGDVWENYPRLRGPMRDFPPPEWALPLSED; the protein is encoded by the coding sequence ATGGACACTTTTCACTTGTTTAGTTCAGTTGCTAAAAAAATACTGTTTTTGGGTTTGATCGTAGCGTGGGGAGTTTCGGGTTATGCCCAGGATCAGCGTCCCAATATCCTGTTTGTCATCAGTGATGATCAGTCCTTTCCCCACGCCTCAGCCTATGGTTCAGATTTTGTGGAAACTCCGGTTTTTGACAGGGTGGCAGAGGAAGGTATTTTATTCATGAATGGGTTTGTGGCATCCCCCGGTTGCAGTCCCTCTCGTGCTACGATACTGACTGGGAGATACCCCTGGCAAAATGAGGCCGCGGGGACGCACGCTAGTTCATTTTCTGAAAAATATACCGTCCTGCCCAACCTACTTGAAGAAGCGGGCTACGAGGTAGGCTACACCGGAAAGGGATGGGGGCCGGGTGACTGGGAAGTAGGAGGCAGGGACCGAAATCCGGCGGGACCAGCCTTCCAGGATGAGGTGCTTGATCCACCACATGATTATATCCGGGATATCGATTATGCCGGTAACTTCCGGGCCTTTTTGGAGCAGCGTCCGGTGGAATCTCCCTTTTATTTTTGGCTTGGTACTTCAGAACCGCACCGTCCCTATGAAAAAGGTATAGGCCGGGCGGCGGGCAAAAATATTGAGGATGTGGAGGTTCCGGATTACCTGCCGGATACGCCTGAAGTGCGAAGCGATCTGCTTGATTATGCCATTGAAATCGAATGGTTTGACCGGCACCTGGGGAACGCTGTTACCCTGTTGAAGGAGCGGGGTGAGTTGGAAAATACACTGATTATTGTGACATCTGATAACGGTATGCCGTTCCCGCGGGCCAAGGCAAACCTCTATGAAGACGGGATTCATGTTCCGCTGGCGGTGCGATGGGGGGAGCGGGTGGAAGGAGGACGTGTGGTTGATGATCTCGTCAGTTTAATTGATTTTATGCCAACGATACTCGAGGCGGCCGGAGTCGAGCATCGGGGTGAATATTCCATGACAGGACATAGTCTTATGGATATTCTGACATCCTCGGAAGAAGGCATCGTGGATCCCACTCGAGACGCCGTCTATTCGGGACGGGAGCGTCACTCAAGCTCCCGTTGGAATAATCTGGGATATCCCCAGAGGTCTCTTCGCACGCATCAGTATCTTTACATCCGGAACTTCGCCCCCCATCGATGGCCAGCCGGGAGTCCAAGACGGATTGAAGGTGGAAAACTGACCTCCATGCATAGCGGCTATCATGATATCGACTCCGCTCCAACGTTGCAGGTGATGACGGAACAGGCCGATGATCCCTATTTCAACCGATACTTGCATCTCGCCGTTGGGCGACGGCCCTCAGAAGAGCTATACAATATTAAGAAAGATCCCGGATGTATTAATAATCTGGCGCTGGATCCAGATTACGAAAAGCTTACCCGCAGTTTCCGGAAACAGTTGACGGGAGTTCTTAGAGACACAGAGGATCCCCGCGTGGTTGGTGACGGCGATGTGTGGGAAAACTATCCGCGTCTCAGGGGACCAATGAGGGATTTTCCACCTCCCGAGTGGGCACTGCCGTTGAGCGAAGATTAA
- a CDS encoding sulfatase-like hydrolase/transferase gives MQQPEINQKPPNIIFILTDDLGYGDIGAFYQNQRREEGKPHHKTPNLDRMASEGMRLTRHYVGAPVCAPSRASLLQGVHQGHANIRDNQFDKALSDNHTLASVLKEAGYTTGLVGKYGLQGREGNSPETWQAYPTKRGFDHFFGYVRHRDGHNHYPAHKVRERPKVELYAGNEEISDQLRGAYTTDLFTGAAKKWIIDQEQEDQPFFLYLAYDTPHAGLEVASTRYPEGGGLDGGVQLIGEVDNYINTVGDSIDTYIHPDYIDQGWPEPQQRFASMVRRIDNGVGDIIQLLKDLDIDENTMIVFTSDNGPHRESYGYGEYDPTFFDSFGPLDGIKRDTWEGGIRVPTIAWWPGRVSEGSMNDSPSGFHDWLPTFVEMAGLPAPARTDGVSLLPVLTGENNQHSGEVYVEYNQGGETPGYEEFHESHREQQRGQMQVLYLGGYKGIRYNIQSADDEFRIYDTRQDPGETNDLAASSNNFDTLQQQMKNRVLQIRRPDLSAERPYDEMPVPALVDPGNIQPGLRYWVYEVITPWVPDVHTLEQAPEQSGITERFDLEVRTRDRHIVLEYAGLLEVPETGVYTFSLQADRGAVLRIHDAMVIDADKEYDSGSAITSEIRLEEGYHPVQLIYARAEEDGTPSLQLQWSGPGLSMQDIESKELSHQPDNI, from the coding sequence ATGCAACAACCAGAAATTAACCAGAAGCCACCCAACATCATCTTTATTCTCACCGATGATCTTGGATATGGGGATATAGGAGCCTTTTACCAGAACCAGCGAAGGGAAGAAGGAAAGCCTCATCATAAAACGCCTAATCTGGACCGGATGGCCAGTGAAGGAATGCGGTTGACCCGCCATTATGTGGGAGCGCCCGTATGTGCTCCCTCGCGGGCGTCTTTGCTGCAGGGCGTGCACCAGGGACATGCCAATATACGTGACAATCAGTTTGATAAAGCACTCTCGGATAATCATACATTGGCTTCGGTGCTAAAAGAAGCTGGATACACCACCGGTCTCGTAGGGAAATATGGTTTGCAGGGAAGAGAGGGGAACAGTCCGGAAACCTGGCAGGCTTATCCGACGAAACGGGGCTTCGATCATTTTTTTGGCTATGTTCGCCATCGGGATGGTCATAATCACTACCCGGCCCATAAAGTCAGAGAGCGACCCAAGGTAGAACTGTACGCGGGCAATGAGGAGATCTCCGATCAGCTCAGGGGCGCGTATACCACCGACCTGTTTACAGGCGCCGCCAAAAAATGGATTATCGATCAAGAACAGGAGGATCAGCCTTTTTTTCTGTATCTGGCCTATGATACCCCGCATGCGGGGCTGGAAGTGGCTTCCACCCGCTATCCGGAAGGAGGAGGGCTTGACGGAGGCGTGCAGTTGATTGGTGAAGTAGACAACTACATCAATACGGTCGGGGATAGTATAGATACCTATATCCACCCAGATTATATCGATCAGGGTTGGCCGGAGCCGCAGCAACGCTTTGCCAGTATGGTGCGTCGTATCGATAACGGCGTTGGTGATATTATCCAGTTGCTTAAGGACCTGGATATTGATGAGAATACCATGATAGTATTTACTTCGGATAATGGTCCACACAGGGAATCTTATGGATACGGTGAATATGATCCCACCTTTTTTGACAGTTTTGGGCCCTTGGATGGGATTAAACGTGATACCTGGGAAGGAGGTATTCGGGTTCCCACTATTGCATGGTGGCCCGGCAGGGTATCCGAAGGCAGTATGAATGATTCACCCAGTGGATTCCACGATTGGCTGCCCACGTTCGTAGAAATGGCCGGACTGCCGGCACCCGCCCGGACCGACGGTGTTTCCCTGCTGCCTGTACTTACCGGTGAAAACAATCAGCATTCCGGAGAAGTCTATGTTGAATACAATCAGGGCGGAGAAACACCTGGATACGAGGAATTTCACGAATCCCACCGTGAACAACAGCGTGGACAGATGCAGGTACTCTACCTGGGCGGATATAAAGGAATCCGTTATAACATTCAGTCTGCAGATGATGAATTTCGGATCTATGACACCCGGCAAGATCCGGGAGAGACGAATGATCTTGCCGCCAGCAGCAATAATTTTGATACCCTGCAACAGCAGATGAAGAACCGGGTGCTGCAAATTCGCCGCCCTGATTTGTCCGCAGAACGGCCTTACGATGAGATGCCGGTGCCTGCATTGGTTGATCCGGGGAATATACAGCCAGGTCTTCGATACTGGGTCTATGAAGTAATTACTCCCTGGGTCCCCGATGTGCATACGCTGGAACAAGCCCCTGAGCAAAGCGGAATCACAGAGAGATTTGATCTCGAGGTGCGAACCCGGGATAGGCATATTGTATTGGAATACGCCGGCTTGTTGGAGGTACCCGAAACAGGAGTATATACGTTTAGCCTCCAGGCCGACCGCGGTGCTGTGCTCCGCATCCACGATGCAATGGTCATTGATGCCGACAAAGAATATGATTCGGGGTCGGCTATCACCTCTGAAATAAGGTTGGAAGAAGGATACCATCCCGTTCAGCTTATTTATGCCCGGGCGGAAGAAGATGGTACTCCCTCTCTTCAGCTACAGTGGAGTGGGCCTGGGCTATCCATGCAGGATATTGAATCGAAAGAGCTGAGTCACCAACCTGATAACATTTAA
- a CDS encoding sulfatase family protein: protein MSVRTALTISFIIPFYIMSSFPVIAQESTGIDHPNFIVIFNDDLGYGDVGRSGSPLIETPHIDRMEAEGVKLVHHYSSANVCTPARAGLLTGRYPIRTGLAHSVLFPDDNHGLPEEEITLAEALKAEGYRTGMVGKWHLGTVDVSWPTGNGFDYFYGLPYSNDMHPLPLYRNKEVLEEPVDQTTLTKRYTREAVQFIEEQPDQPFFLYLAHSMPHVPLYASEAFQRRSKAGLYGDVIEEIDWSVGQVLKALERHDIDENTLVIFTSDNGPWFEGSSGRLRDRKGAASWEGGQGVPFISRWPGQIPPGVSSNAITMNFDLFPTLLSLAGAELPGDRTIDGKNIWTVLQGGEQSPHEYLYFFNNQEITAVRSQRWKFVIRSYYRRGLTRFEGERRGESHYYDPGLLFNLERNPSEQFSYTREEPGVVAKMVERLEKGRRELERLAREEE, encoded by the coding sequence ATGTCTGTAAGAACAGCATTAACGATCAGTTTTATTATACCTTTTTATATAATGAGTAGCTTCCCTGTCATTGCACAGGAGAGTACCGGGATAGATCATCCGAATTTTATCGTCATCTTTAATGATGATCTCGGTTATGGGGATGTTGGGCGTTCCGGTTCACCGCTAATCGAGACACCCCATATTGACCGGATGGAAGCCGAAGGAGTAAAACTGGTTCACCATTATTCGAGTGCCAACGTATGTACACCTGCGCGGGCGGGGCTTTTAACCGGTCGCTATCCTATACGGACGGGGTTGGCCCACAGCGTGTTGTTTCCGGATGATAATCACGGCTTGCCAGAGGAGGAGATCACACTTGCTGAGGCTCTAAAAGCTGAGGGATACCGGACCGGTATGGTGGGCAAGTGGCATTTGGGAACGGTTGACGTCTCCTGGCCCACCGGCAACGGCTTTGATTATTTTTATGGATTGCCCTACAGCAATGATATGCATCCGCTGCCGCTTTATCGCAACAAGGAAGTCCTTGAAGAGCCTGTTGATCAGACAACCCTGACCAAGCGGTATACTCGGGAGGCTGTTCAGTTTATTGAGGAACAACCGGATCAGCCATTTTTTCTTTATCTCGCCCATTCCATGCCGCACGTGCCGTTGTATGCTTCCGAAGCGTTTCAAAGGCGATCCAAAGCGGGTCTGTATGGAGATGTGATCGAGGAGATTGACTGGAGTGTAGGACAAGTTCTGAAGGCCCTGGAGCGGCACGATATTGACGAGAACACCCTGGTTATTTTTACGAGTGACAATGGTCCCTGGTTTGAGGGCAGCTCCGGTCGGCTGCGGGACCGCAAGGGGGCAGCAAGCTGGGAAGGGGGGCAGGGCGTTCCGTTTATTTCTCGATGGCCCGGACAGATTCCACCCGGCGTTAGCTCGAATGCAATAACGATGAATTTCGATCTGTTCCCCACGCTGCTTTCACTGGCCGGGGCAGAATTGCCCGGGGACCGGACCATCGACGGAAAAAATATCTGGACGGTGTTGCAGGGCGGGGAGCAATCACCTCATGAGTATCTCTATTTTTTCAATAATCAGGAAATTACAGCGGTACGATCACAGCGCTGGAAATTTGTAATCCGCTCCTACTACCGGCGGGGGCTGACCCGCTTTGAGGGAGAGCGTAGAGGGGAGTCTCACTACTACGATCCAGGCTTGCTGTTTAACTTGGAGCGTAATCCCTCCGAACAGTTCAGTTATACCCGGGAGGAGCCCGGCGTAGTTGCAAAAATGGTAGAGCGTCTGGAAAAAGGAAGGCGGGAACTGGAACGGCTGGCAAGAGAAGAGGAATAA